A portion of the Streptomyces platensis genome contains these proteins:
- the thiS gene encoding sulfur carrier protein ThiS has protein sequence MSASTVSVSVNGEAREIPGGLTLDRLVATLSQAPAGVAAAVNEVVVPRTQWPTTPLGDGDRVEVLTAVQGG, from the coding sequence ATGAGCGCGTCCACCGTGTCCGTGTCCGTCAACGGCGAGGCCCGTGAGATCCCCGGCGGACTCACCCTCGACCGGCTCGTCGCGACGCTGTCCCAGGCACCGGCCGGGGTGGCCGCGGCGGTCAACGAAGTCGTGGTGCCGCGCACCCAGTGGCCCACCACCCCGCTCGGCGACGGCGACCGCGTCGAGGTACTCACCGCGGTCCAGGGAGGCTGA
- a CDS encoding deoxyribonuclease IV — protein MSTSPSQKSAEQRARARNPVGGHVPVAGGLAKTGIPYAQEMGDEVVQVFVANPRGWATVPGNPGQDEAFRAACAQQGIPAYVHAPYLINFGSHTEATVEKSVASLRHSLRRGREIGALGVVVHTGSATGGRARAVALAQVREQMRPLLDELTHPDDPWLLLEPTAGQGASLCARAEDLGPYFDALDRHPKLGICLDTCHAFAAGHDMAAPGGMKALLDELVDVTGEGRLKLIHANDSKDVAGAHKDRHENIGAGHIGAEPFGELFVHPATAGVPLVVETPGGKEGHAADVARLKELRAP, from the coding sequence GTGAGTACCTCCCCCTCCCAGAAGAGCGCCGAGCAGCGCGCCCGTGCCCGTAATCCGGTCGGCGGTCATGTGCCGGTGGCCGGCGGTCTGGCGAAGACCGGCATTCCGTACGCCCAGGAGATGGGCGACGAGGTCGTGCAGGTCTTCGTGGCCAATCCGCGCGGCTGGGCGACGGTCCCCGGCAACCCCGGCCAGGACGAGGCGTTCCGGGCGGCCTGTGCGCAGCAGGGGATTCCGGCGTACGTCCATGCGCCGTACCTGATCAACTTCGGTTCGCACACCGAGGCGACCGTCGAGAAGTCCGTGGCGTCGCTGCGGCACTCCCTGCGCCGCGGCCGGGAGATCGGGGCGCTCGGGGTGGTCGTGCACACCGGCTCGGCGACCGGCGGACGGGCCCGTGCGGTGGCGCTGGCGCAGGTCAGGGAGCAGATGCGGCCGCTGCTCGACGAGCTGACGCATCCGGACGACCCCTGGCTGCTGCTGGAGCCGACGGCGGGGCAGGGCGCGTCGCTGTGCGCGCGGGCCGAGGACCTCGGTCCGTATTTCGACGCGCTGGACCGGCACCCCAAGCTGGGGATCTGCCTCGACACCTGCCATGCGTTCGCCGCCGGGCACGACATGGCGGCGCCCGGCGGGATGAAGGCGCTGCTGGACGAGCTGGTGGACGTCACCGGCGAGGGCCGGCTGAAGCTGATCCACGCCAATGACTCCAAGGATGTGGCCGGCGCCCACAAGGACAGGCACGAGAACATCGGCGCAGGTCACATCGGTGCGGAGCCGTTCGGCGAACTGTTCGTCCATCCGGCGACGGCCGGCGTGCCGCTGGTCGTCGAGACGCCGGGCGGCAAGGAGGGCCATGCGGCGGACGTGGCCCGGCTCAAGGAGCTGCGCGCGCCCTGA
- a CDS encoding DUF4396 domain-containing protein: protein MEQAPHEHGTAAPDTGAAAVPHAAAGPAGWAPAARATLHCLTGCAIGEILGMVIGTALAWHNVPTMILAIVLAFVFGYALTVRGVLAAGVGLRAALRVALAADTLSIAVMELIDNGLIVLWPSAMDAQLSDALFWGTLAASLVLAFVVTTPVNKWMIGRGKGHAVVHRYH from the coding sequence ATGGAGCAGGCACCGCACGAGCACGGAACCGCAGCACCGGACACCGGCGCTGCGGCCGTCCCGCACGCCGCCGCCGGCCCGGCCGGCTGGGCGCCGGCCGCCCGGGCGACCCTGCACTGTCTGACCGGCTGTGCCATCGGCGAGATCCTCGGCATGGTGATCGGCACGGCGCTGGCCTGGCACAACGTCCCTACGATGATTCTGGCGATCGTGCTGGCCTTCGTCTTCGGCTATGCGCTCACCGTGCGCGGCGTCCTGGCGGCGGGCGTCGGCCTCCGGGCGGCGCTCCGGGTCGCGCTGGCCGCCGACACACTGTCCATCGCCGTCATGGAGCTGATCGACAACGGTTTGATCGTGCTCTGGCCGAGCGCCATGGATGCCCAGCTCTCGGACGCGCTGTTCTGGGGCACTCTGGCCGCGTCCCTGGTGCTCGCCTTCGTGGTGACCACGCCGGTCAACAAGTGGATGATCGGCCGGGGGAAGGGGCATGCGGTGGTGCACCGGTATCACTGA
- a CDS encoding thiazole synthase, whose product MADDPFTLAGTTFASRLIMGTGGAPSLDVMERALLASGTELTTVAMRRLDPTVQGSVLSVLERHKIRVLPNTAGCFTAGEAVLTARLAREALGTDWVKLEVVADERTLLPDPIELLDAAETLVDDGFTVLPYTNDDPVLARKLEDVGCAAIMPLGSPIGSGLGIRNPHNFQLITERAAVPVILDAGAGTASDVSLAMELGCAAVMLASAVTRAQEPELMATAMRHAVTAGRMALRAGRIPRRHFAVASSPTDGVAAFDPERPAF is encoded by the coding sequence ATGGCCGACGATCCGTTCACCCTTGCCGGCACCACCTTCGCGTCCCGTCTGATCATGGGGACCGGTGGCGCGCCCAGTCTCGACGTCATGGAGCGGGCGCTGCTCGCCTCCGGTACGGAGCTGACGACGGTCGCCATGCGGCGGCTGGATCCGACCGTGCAGGGCTCGGTGCTGTCCGTACTGGAGCGCCACAAGATCCGGGTGCTGCCGAACACCGCGGGCTGCTTCACCGCCGGCGAGGCGGTGCTCACCGCCCGGCTCGCCCGCGAGGCGCTCGGCACGGACTGGGTCAAGCTGGAGGTCGTCGCCGACGAGCGGACCCTGCTGCCCGACCCGATCGAGCTCCTCGACGCCGCCGAGACCCTGGTGGACGACGGTTTCACGGTGCTGCCCTATACGAACGACGACCCGGTGCTGGCCCGCAAGCTGGAGGACGTGGGCTGCGCCGCGATCATGCCGCTGGGCTCACCGATCGGCTCCGGCCTGGGCATCCGCAACCCGCACAACTTCCAGCTGATCACCGAGCGGGCCGCCGTCCCCGTCATCCTCGACGCGGGCGCCGGCACCGCCTCGGACGTCTCACTGGCCATGGAACTGGGCTGCGCGGCCGTCATGCTGGCATCCGCGGTCACCCGCGCCCAGGAACCGGAACTGATGGCCACAGCGATGCGACACGCGGTGACGGCGGGCCGCATGGCCCTTCGGGCCGGCCGCATCCCCCGTCGCCACTTCGCCGTGGCGTCCTCCCCGACGGATGGGGTGGCCGCCTTCGACCCTGAGCGTCCCGCTTTTTAG
- the pknB gene encoding Stk1 family PASTA domain-containing Ser/Thr kinase: MDTTLQDPLVGQLLDGRYRVQARIAAGGMATVYQAMDTRLDRLLALKVMHPTLATDGAFVDRFIREAKSVARLSHPNVVGVFDQGTDGTYVYLAMEYVAGCTLRDVLRERGALQPRAALDVLEPILAALGAAHRAGLVHRDMKPENVLIGDDGRVKVADFGLVRAVDTHTTASTGSVLGTVSYLAPEQMEHGTADARVDVYACGVVLYEMLTGGKPHNGGSVAQVLYQHLHEDVLPPSGLVPGLAPQLDELVALACARDPQQRPQDAVALLYRAQEARAQLTDAQLDVVPPQAKEVPAGGLGGGAGDGSERTDVIPRPEGVQPPLPGTDEAELNRTSRLEVPPSEQTTRLRPVRASEAPEAPRGGLLQRHKLATITAAVLLLLGAGTGVWYINFGQFTTVPAVLDMPQAKAERTLRDEGLGVKVVRGFSSTVDRGRVMKLDPANGKQIRGTGTVTITVSRGPNIVAVPDLSGTPVADAKRKLRDLGLKPGTERNEFSDEVARGSVIRTDPVAGSKRHPDTAVGLTISRGAEIEVPGVLGSKRADAAETLRAAGLRVRFADEPVFSTQDKGTVARQTPAEGRTVGKGETVTLTLSRGPEMVPVPDVTGKSEEDAKTQLSDLGFQVEVDKPFLFPQDEVESQSVEAGKKAPKGGTITIKLKGAL, from the coding sequence GTGGATACGACCCTTCAGGACCCCCTAGTGGGTCAGCTGCTCGACGGCCGCTACCGCGTCCAGGCGCGCATCGCCGCAGGCGGTATGGCTACGGTCTACCAAGCCATGGACACCCGGCTGGACCGTCTGCTCGCGCTGAAGGTGATGCACCCGACGCTTGCGACGGACGGGGCGTTCGTCGACCGCTTCATCCGTGAGGCGAAGTCCGTGGCGCGGCTGTCGCATCCGAATGTGGTGGGCGTCTTCGATCAGGGCACGGACGGGACGTACGTCTATCTGGCGATGGAGTACGTCGCCGGTTGCACGCTGCGCGATGTGCTGCGCGAGCGGGGCGCCCTCCAGCCGCGGGCCGCGCTGGACGTCCTGGAGCCGATTCTGGCCGCTCTGGGGGCCGCGCACCGCGCCGGGCTGGTGCACCGGGACATGAAGCCGGAGAACGTCCTGATCGGCGATGACGGCCGGGTGAAGGTCGCCGACTTCGGTCTGGTGCGGGCGGTGGACACGCACACCACCGCCTCGACGGGCTCGGTCCTGGGGACCGTCTCGTATCTCGCCCCGGAGCAGATGGAGCACGGCACCGCGGACGCCCGGGTCGATGTCTACGCCTGCGGTGTGGTGCTCTACGAGATGCTGACCGGCGGCAAGCCGCACAACGGCGGCTCGGTGGCGCAGGTCCTCTACCAGCATCTGCACGAGGACGTGCTGCCGCCGTCGGGGCTGGTGCCCGGTCTCGCGCCGCAGCTGGACGAGCTGGTCGCGCTGGCCTGCGCCCGTGATCCGCAGCAGCGCCCGCAGGACGCGGTGGCGCTGCTGTACCGGGCACAGGAGGCCCGTGCGCAGCTGACGGACGCCCAGCTGGATGTCGTACCGCCGCAGGCCAAGGAGGTGCCCGCGGGCGGCCTCGGCGGCGGGGCGGGCGACGGCTCGGAGCGTACGGATGTGATACCCCGCCCCGAGGGCGTACAGCCGCCGCTGCCGGGGACGGACGAGGCGGAGCTGAACCGCACCAGCCGGCTGGAGGTGCCGCCGTCGGAGCAGACGACCCGGCTGCGTCCGGTCCGGGCATCCGAGGCGCCCGAGGCGCCCCGTGGCGGGCTCCTCCAGCGGCACAAGCTCGCCACGATCACCGCGGCGGTGCTGCTGCTCCTCGGAGCGGGCACCGGCGTCTGGTACATCAACTTCGGCCAGTTCACCACCGTCCCGGCGGTGCTGGACATGCCGCAGGCCAAGGCCGAGCGGACGCTGCGGGACGAGGGGCTGGGCGTGAAGGTGGTGCGCGGCTTCAGCTCGACTGTGGACCGCGGCCGGGTGATGAAGCTGGACCCGGCCAACGGCAAGCAGATCCGGGGGACGGGCACGGTCACGATCACCGTCTCCCGGGGCCCGAACATCGTCGCCGTCCCGGATCTGTCCGGCACCCCGGTCGCGGACGCCAAGCGCAAGCTGCGCGACCTCGGGCTGAAGCCGGGCACCGAGCGGAACGAGTTCAGCGACGAGGTGGCCAGGGGCTCGGTGATCCGTACGGACCCGGTCGCGGGCAGCAAGCGGCATCCCGATACGGCGGTGGGGCTGACCATCAGCCGGGGCGCCGAGATCGAGGTGCCCGGTGTGCTCGGCAGCAAGCGGGCGGACGCCGCCGAGACCCTGCGGGCGGCGGGCCTGCGGGTGCGCTTCGCCGACGAGCCGGTCTTCTCCACCCAGGACAAGGGCACCGTCGCCCGGCAGACACCGGCCGAGGGCCGCACGGTGGGCAAGGGCGAAACGGTCACCCTGACGCTGTCCAGGGGCCCGGAGATGGTCCCCGTCCCGGATGTCACCGGCAAGAGCGAAGAGGACGCCAAGACGCAGCTGTCGGATCTCGGCTTCCAGGTCGAGGTGGACAAGCCGTTCCTGTTCCCGCAGGACGAGGTCGAGTCGCAGTCCGTGGAGGCGGGCAAGAAGGCGCCGAAGGGCGGCACGATCACGATCAAGCTCAAGGGCGCGCTGTAA